From one Takifugu rubripes chromosome 14, fTakRub1.2, whole genome shotgun sequence genomic stretch:
- the ints5 gene encoding integrator complex subunit 5 produces the protein MSVAFDANPVKAMQSTHTHTPQTPSAQELSQEIKSFINGIDVAQGRKLSVREHARCAVRLLRLVPACRGAVLEHLRGVYDEHVSAFLHHLETDGDSSSGVSSNLEDIIQEIHSVLSEFIRLNPRAWAPLVSTWAVDLLGQLSSKHAGRRVAPHSSSLNELLQLWMSCAATRSLMEAYSQCLAAMLAWCPDACVDALLDTSVQHSPHFDWVVAHIGSAFPGTIISRVLACGLKDFCSHGTKDQGLMMMVVDKGSRVPKIGSVVGILGHLAAHHSDSIRKELLRMFQESLNPSSPLSPTSSSTSWESSPQLRRAAVPFLLQLAAMSPNLFGAVSAELVDLLRPPVLLQLQTLLQGIPREELDNMLGLAVHLISQSPSGGAKVLRFLADTATPASVIISGPTPSPHEGVREGCDRLLQMLLLHLHKLVFNRTDGVEVSPHHSSCMQPQRIIPFLEELQSHISQLCAETLRLERKRHLWLHQLLCLLSVYGGLTVATEAFCQLLTQARNPEELALAWQLHTMLSSCMVGLIPAAVTRCVAQIHTHTLGPRQLKQLLLNLATAIQSQEEDTKGLQSSMATQVGTAVSGHLQNFSGLLLHGDPTVSHAAVRLLSCSPLPRTSSPADLLLLSRAAVTHFFLVLRKQSEGTKAGRDGGQGSEAVNCSVKLLSRFAAYSALTLKAVLQQLIEGALHKGNTDLFGGQIAEMSGAPLTSPSASTDPGVSLLDINCRFGTAVNFTGSVWSVFHAGVIGKGLKVRTATKMPDPSWVIQNVQTLLAVIIQCCSPAGLNGSINGSQSQDEPAPINAEAAKVVAVTLVESVCPDVANGELSWPPEEHARTTVERDIHIRRCFEAHPVLFPLLQVVAAGRPALCYCSAVLRGLLATLLAHWEASREALSTDSPWHLQASCLLVSCMGEGQLLPPVLANVHEAFPHLSPFEVRLLLLTVWEYVRGNGPMPQKFVFSPDKGQFCRDFSRDGDVARYVAPIHSVLHKNIDRLGHLCWRFQL, from the exons ATGTCTGTGGCGTTCGACGCTAATCCAGTAAAAGCGAtgcagagcacacacactcacaccccgcAGACCCCGAG TGCTCAGGAACTTTCTCAGGAGATCAAGTCTTTCATCAATGGTATTGATGTTGCTCAAGGACGGAAGCTCAGCGTCCGTGAACATGCTCGCTGTGCTGTGCGCCTGCTGCGTTTGGTTCCAGCCTGTCGAGGTGCTGTGCTGGAGCACTTAAGAGGTGTGTATGATGAGCACGTCTCTGCTTTCCTGCACCACCTGGAGACAGATGGTGATAGCAGCTCTGGAGTGAGCTCCAACCTAGAAGACATCATACAG GAGATTCACAGTGTGCTGTCCGAGTTTATCCGTTTGAACCCCCGGGCCTGGGCTCCGTTGGTCTCGACCTGGGCTGTGGACTTGTTGGGTCAGCTGAGCAGCAAACATGCTGGCCGCAGGGTGGCCCCACACTCATCCAGCCTCAatgagctgctccagctctggATGTCTTGTGCTGCCACGCGATCTCTCATGGAGGCCTACTCCCAGTGCTTGGCTGCCATGTTGGCTTGGTGTCCCGATGCTTGTGTGGATGCACTTCTAGATACGTCAGTTCAGCACTCTCCGCATTTTGACTGGGTGGTGGCTCACATCGGCTCTGCATTCCCAGGTACTATCATCAGCCGAGTATTGGCTTGCGGATTAAAGGACTTCTGCTCTCACGGTACTAAGGACCAAGGGctcatgatgatggtggtggacaAAGGCAGCAGAGTGCCAAAGATCGGCTCAGTGGTGGGAATTCTGGGTCACCTTGCGGCACACCATTCAGACAGTATAAGGAAGGAACTTCTGAGGATGTTTCAGGAAAGTCTGAATCCCTCAAGTCCTTTGTCCCCAACTTCTTCATCAACATCTTGGGAGAGTTCCCCCCAGCTCCGCCGTGCTGCAGtgccatttctgctgcagctggctgcaATGTCCCCAAACCTATTCGGTGCAGTGTCGGCTGAATTGGTCGACCTGCTACGCCCACCTGTTTTGCTCCAGTTGCAGACCCTACTGCAGGGCATCCCAAGAGAAGAACTGGACAACATGTTAGGGCTGGCTGTTCACCTTATCAGCCAGAGCCCATCAGGTGGCGCAAAGGTCCTCCGCTTTCTTGCAGACACAGCAACCCCTGCCTCAGTTATCATCTCTGGGCCCACACCTTCGCCTCATGAAGGAGTTAGAGAAGGTTGCGATCGCCTCCTCCAGATGCTGCTTCTACATCTCCATAAACTGGTGTTTAACCGCACCGATGGTGTCGAGGTCAGCCCACATCACTCATCTTGTATGCAGCCCCAGAGGATTATCCCTTTCCTGGAGGAACTACAGTCTCACATAAGTCAGCTCTGTGCTGAAACATTGCGATTGGAGAGGAAGCGCCATCTTTGGCTGCACCAGTTGTTGTGCCTGTTGTCCGTGTATGGAGGTCTCACTGTGGCCACTGAGGCCTTCTGTCAACTTCTCACACAGGCTCGAAACCCAGAGGAATTGGCCCTGGCCTGGCAGCTCCACACTATGCTCTCCTCTTGTATGGTTGGGCTTATTCCTGCTGCTGTAACACGTTGCGTGGCCcagatccacacacacacactagggccccggcagctgaagcagctgctgcttaaCCTAGCCACAGCCATCCAGAGTCAAGAGGAGGACACAAAGGGTTTACAGTCATCCATGGCCACTCAGGTTGGCACAGCAGTCTCTGGACACCTTCAAAACTTCAGTGGACTCCTTTTACACGGAGACCCAACAGTGTCTCATGCAGCAGTGCGCCTCCTGTCTTGTAGCCCACTTCCTCGCACATCCTCCCCAGCCGACTTGCTCCTTCTCTCTCGTGCTGCTGTCACTCACTTCTTTCTGGTACTACGTAAACAAAGCGAAGGGACAAAAGCGGGAAGGGACGGAGGGCAGGGAAGTGAGGCTGTGAACTGTTCAGTGAAGCTGCTTTCCCGCTTTGCAGCATATTCTGCGCTCACTCTCAAAGCGGTACTGCAGCAGCTAATTGAAGGAGCGTTGCACAAAGGCAACACCGACTTGTTTGGAGGTCAGATTGCAGAAATGTCTGGggctcctctgacctctccatctgcctccaCTGACCCtggagtgtctttgctggaCATCAACTGTCGGTTCGGAACTGCTGTCAACTTCACCGGAAGTGTGTGGTCTGTGTTTCATGCCGGGGTAATTGGCAAGGGTTTGAAGGTCCGTACTGCCACCAAGATGCCCGATCCATCTTGGGTCATCCAG AATGTCCAGACCCTTTTGGCTGTCATAATCCAGTGTTGCAGCCCTGCTGGCCTCAATGGTTCTATCAACGGATCACAGTCGCAGGATGAGCCAGCCCCTATCAATGCTGAGGCAGCCAAGGTTGTTGCGGTCACACTGGTGGAAAGTGTCTGCCCTGATGTGGCCAACGGTGAGCTGTCCTGGCCCCCAGAGGAACACGCCCGTACCACAGTAGAGCGAGATATCCACATCCGACGTTGCTTCGAGGCTCACCCGGTACTTTTCCCTCTGCTTCAAGTGGTGGCAGCTGGACGCCCAGCTCTCTGCTACTGTTCCGCTGTGCTCCGAGGGCTTCTTGCAACACTACTTGCCCACTGGGAGGCATCCCGTGAGGCATTATCTACAGACTCCCCCTGGCACCTCCAGGCCTCCTGTCTCCTAGTCTCCTGCATGGGGGAGGGCCAACTTCTGCCTCCTGTGTTGGCCAATGTCCACGAAGCtttcccccatctctctccctttGAGGTCAGGTTGCTGCTTCTCACTGTGTGGGAATATGTTCGAGGTAATGGGCCCATGCCTCAAAAGTTTGTCTTCAGCCCAGATAAGGGACAATTCTGCAGGGACTTCTCACGGGATGGAGATGTGGCCAGATACGTAGCACCAATTCACAGCGTGCTCCACAAAAATATAGATAGACTGGGACATCTGTGCTGGCGGTTCCAGCTGTAA
- the LOC101061653 gene encoding phospholipase A and acyltransferase 3-like, giving the protein MAPVLYDEKPELGDLIEIHRGSYQHWAVYVGDGFVVHLAPPFEGRGGQSSRVMSLVADRAVVKREELWDVVGTDKWTINNGLDNKYQPRPSHIIVKAACELVGQQLPYCLFRGNCEHFVNELRYGKAESRQVRTAGEMVLAAGVVAAVGFGIVALAGALFGGSKKENNTK; this is encoded by the exons ATGGCTCCAGTCCTG TatgatgagaaaccagaactgGGAGACTTGATAGAAATACACCGCGGTTCCTATCAGCACTGGGCCGTCTATGTTGGTGATGGATTTGTGGTTCATTTGGCACCACCAT TTGAAGGACGGGGTGGACAGTCCAGCAGAGTCATGTCACTCGTTGCTGATCGGGCTGTCGTGAagagagaggagctgtgggATGTGGTGGGAACCGACAAGTGGACAATCAACAACGGCTTGGACAACAAGTATCAGCCCCGTCCAAGTCACATCATCGTGAAGGCAGCCTGCGAGCTGGTGGGCCAGCAGCTGCCGTACTGCCTCTTCAGAGGCAACTGCGAACACTTTGTTAACGAACTCCGCTATGGAAAAGCAGAATCTCGGCAG GTGCGCACGGCTGGTGAAATGGTCCTGGCTGCAGGGGTGGTTGCTGCGGTGGGGTTTGGGATCGTGGCTCTGGCAGGAGCTCTTTTTGGAGGCagcaagaaagaaaacaacacaaagtgA